The genomic segment GGCCATAATGGCGTGTGTTGGATACGCTTCGAGGATGGTATCAATAATCGCTTGTTCAGCTGCACGGTCTACTTCGGATACAAAGTCGTTATGACCTTTTTTCTCAACGGCTAAATGATCCAGATTACTGGACGCACGTTGAATGATAGAAGCAGCGCGGCGCGCGGCGCGCACAGCGGTATTGAGCATTGGATGCATGGCTATTCCTGATTAAAAGTAAAAGATCGACCAACGGGGCAGCGCAACAGGGCCTAAAAAACGCGACACAGCATGAATCACAGTATATATTCGTGTGGATCAAAATCGCATTCCAACCCATTTCGGGCTACCCGATATAAGATTGGCCGCTATTCTACCTGTGCTCTCAAAATGAATAAACAAGTGTTCTCAAAATGACTCAAGAAACTCCTCGCAATTCTCCTGCCGAATGCCTCTCTCGTATTCGAGTGGTACTGTCTCACACCTCCCACCCCGGCAATATCGGCTCCACCGCCCGCGCCATGAAAACCATGGGAATCAACAAGCTCTATCTGATTAACCCCAAAGAATTCCCATCGGACACAGCCACCGCTTTAGCCAGTAATGCTGACGATGTGCTTAATACCGCTACTGTGGTTGGTAGCATGGAAGAAGCACTTGCGGGCACGACTTTGCAAATTGCCCTGACCGCACGCCGCAGAGAACTCGCCCACCCGCTACAAACCCCAAGACAGCTTGCGCCAGAAATTATTCAGACCATCCAGGCGGGCCACGATATTGCGCTGGTTTTTGGCACGGAAATGTCTGGCCTGACGATAGACGAAGTGCTGCTTTGCAACCGTATGGCCACCATCCCTACCAATCCGGATTACTCCAGCCTGAATTTAGCGCAAGCGGTGCAAGTATTCGCTTACGAAATCTTCGCGACCCTTGCTGACGATGTGTCCTATCTTGCCGAAAGTCGTGACAGCGCCACCCACGATGCGATGGAGCATTTCTTTACCCATCTGGAAGAAACGCTAAGCACGATTGGTTTTCTTAAGCCCGACGCCCCAAAGCGCCT from the Iodobacter fluviatilis genome contains:
- a CDS encoding RNA methyltransferase, with the protein product MTQETPRNSPAECLSRIRVVLSHTSHPGNIGSTARAMKTMGINKLYLINPKEFPSDTATALASNADDVLNTATVVGSMEEALAGTTLQIALTARRRELAHPLQTPRQLAPEIIQTIQAGHDIALVFGTEMSGLTIDEVLLCNRMATIPTNPDYSSLNLAQAVQVFAYEIFATLADDVSYLAESRDSATHDAMEHFFTHLEETLSTIGFLKPDAPKRLMPRMRRMFTRANLEREEVDILRGWLRATTSTERWPKPPQ